One genomic segment of Maridesulfovibrio bastinii DSM 16055 includes these proteins:
- a CDS encoding M20/M25/M40 family metallo-hydrolase, producing the protein MVDTNRLVDTFISLVKIDSPSFYEKDVCNFLKKWAENYHFSFEEDRAADSCGGNSGNLIITVPATGGGVCPVFSAHMDCVKPCNGVEPVIKDGVIYSNGKTVLGGDDKGGIAAILEAVTSLESENIPHPEIKIVFTIVEESGMFGAKFLDSEKLNSNEIIVLDAEGSVGTLINRSPGKAYIDIEFIGRASHAGMSPEAGVSAIQLAAEAITRMQLLRIDSDTTANIGSISGGVATNIVADKVNVMAEARSISEEKLSAQLDNMKKACSEAIAKVGGSYNFNAELTYPPVDIPENDPLIESIVRCCEKCGIKSKISATGGGSDANVFSGKGMSVLTLGIGMTDVHTVNESIHIQSLVDAARITMEIMKSDV; encoded by the coding sequence ATGGTAGATACCAATAGGCTGGTTGATACATTCATTTCATTGGTTAAAATTGATAGTCCGTCCTTTTATGAAAAAGATGTTTGCAACTTTTTAAAAAAATGGGCTGAGAATTACCATTTCAGCTTTGAAGAAGATAGGGCTGCGGATAGCTGCGGCGGTAATTCCGGTAATTTGATAATTACAGTTCCGGCAACAGGAGGAGGCGTTTGTCCTGTTTTTTCGGCTCATATGGATTGTGTTAAGCCCTGCAATGGAGTTGAGCCTGTAATAAAAGATGGAGTAATTTATTCAAACGGAAAGACTGTACTTGGAGGAGATGATAAAGGTGGTATTGCTGCAATACTAGAGGCTGTGACTTCTTTGGAAAGTGAGAATATTCCACATCCTGAAATAAAAATTGTTTTTACTATAGTTGAAGAGTCTGGGATGTTCGGTGCTAAATTCTTAGATTCCGAAAAGCTTAATTCTAATGAAATAATTGTTCTTGATGCTGAAGGGAGTGTCGGAACTCTTATAAATAGATCTCCGGGCAAGGCTTATATCGACATAGAATTTATTGGCAGGGCTTCACATGCAGGAATGTCTCCTGAGGCAGGAGTGAGTGCAATTCAGTTGGCTGCTGAGGCCATTACGAGAATGCAGCTGCTCAGGATTGATTCTGATACTACCGCAAATATAGGTTCAATATCTGGAGGAGTCGCCACAAATATTGTGGCTGATAAGGTTAATGTCATGGCTGAAGCTCGCTCTATCAGTGAGGAAAAATTGTCTGCACAATTAGATAATATGAAAAAAGCTTGCAGCGAAGCCATAGCTAAAGTTGGAGGGAGTTATAACTTCAACGCAGAATTGACTTACCCTCCTGTAGATATCCCTGAAAATGATCCTTTGATAGAAAGTATCGTACGCTGTTGTGAAAAGTGTGGCATCAAATCAAAAATTTCAGCTACCGGTGGCGGGAGCGACGCAAATGTTTTTAGTGGAAAGGGGATGTCTGTCTTAACTTTGGGTATTGGAATGACTGACGTGCATACAGTAAATGAGTCAATACATATTCAATCATTGGTCGATGCAGCAAGAATTACTATGGAAATTATGAAATCAGATGTTTGA
- a CDS encoding HypC/HybG/HupF family hydrogenase formation chaperone, which produces MCLAIPVEIVSISDQMAKCRVGEGETFLDASLMLMSDEVEVGDYLIVHAGFALRKLDSTEAEETLKILRDMVKIADGTEPEACGF; this is translated from the coding sequence ATGTGTTTAGCAATTCCGGTTGAGATCGTATCTATTTCAGATCAGATGGCAAAGTGTAGAGTGGGAGAAGGGGAGACTTTTTTAGATGCTTCTCTCATGCTTATGTCCGATGAAGTTGAGGTTGGTGACTATTTGATAGTTCATGCTGGTTTTGCTTTGCGCAAACTTGATTCGACTGAAGCTGAGGAAACATTAAAAATTTTGCGTGATATGGTTAAGATCGCGGATGGAACTGAACCTGAAGCGTGTGGATTTTAA
- a CDS encoding HyaD/HybD family hydrogenase maturation endopeptidase gives MTEEKKILVLGVGNILYTDEGVGVRIVEELQEKYNFSGNVTLMDGGTLGTRLMGPIMDSDMLIVVDAVLGGDEPGSVYRLVGEDLRKSLAFKDSMHQTDLLDTLVLCELCGKRPDCVVVGVEPFDFQSLSEHVSDQVKERMPFMAEKVLEEIKSAGGSYSCLA, from the coding sequence ATGACTGAAGAAAAAAAGATTCTTGTTTTAGGCGTAGGTAATATTCTTTACACAGATGAAGGCGTCGGCGTCAGAATTGTTGAAGAGCTGCAGGAAAAATACAATTTTTCCGGAAACGTGACTTTAATGGATGGCGGAACATTAGGCACCAGACTTATGGGACCGATAATGGATTCGGACATGCTTATTGTCGTTGATGCTGTACTTGGTGGTGATGAACCGGGTTCTGTATATCGCCTTGTCGGTGAAGATCTGCGCAAAAGTCTGGCTTTTAAAGATTCTATGCATCAAACCGACCTCTTAGATACTTTGGTGCTGTGTGAACTTTGTGGAAAACGTCCTGACTGCGTGGTTGTTGGGGTTGAACCGTTCGATTTTCAATCTTTATCTGAGCATGTTTCTGATCAAGTAAAAGAAAGAATGCCTTTTATGGCAGAAAAAGTTTTGGAAGAGATTAAGAGCGCTGGCGGATCTTATAGTTGTCTTGCTTAA